The Sphingobacteriales bacterium genomic sequence ACGGCTTTGTGTTGAATTTTGAATTGCCAGTTACTGCCTTCTTTGATATACAACCGCTGAAACAATACTTCCGGATTTGGGCCATTTACAACTAACACAATATCGCAAAATGGGGCGGGTATATTGCGTATTACTATGCTGTCGTTGGGTGCATTGCCTTGTAATGCCTTGTTTACCCAAACATCAAACAACGGAAGGTCCTTTTCGCCACTTACAATCGTTAGGGTAGCTAAGGGCTGCGGCCCAAGCGATACTGTTTTTGCCCATGCCGGTAAATTTAATTGCCACCCCAAATATACTAACACTATTGTTGATACTACTAAAAAACGAAACTGCATACCTTGTTTTATTATTGTTAATAACAAACTTCAACAGCAAAATTAGGGCAATTTGCGGTAGAATTAATCATAACCCCATAAGCTAAACAATAAAAATGTACTGCCGTAAATTTAAAGGGCAAGGCTTATACTTTAAAAACTTATGGAAGCACCAATTAAAAAAAGTTAATTTTTGTGGTTTGTTTAACTTTCGCATGAACATTTTAAACAAATATAACGTTAAACAGAGCTAAATTGGTATTTAACCAAAAATAAAAATTATTATATTAATATTTTAAAAACTATGTTTAAGAGCAAAAAAAATCTTTTAGTTCCTTTTTTATTAGCAATTTTTGTATTAACAGCCTGCACACAAGCCCCCGATGCCCCAAAAGCAAAAGGCAGTGACCCACAACCAGTTGCCAGCACAACAACACCTGCCACAGCTACCCAAGCCACCTATAAAGTTGATTTGGCAAAAAGTGTTGTAAACTGGGTGGGCACAAAACCCACAAGCCGCCATAATGGCACTATTAATATTAGCGATGGAAGTTTTAATGTTGACAAAGGCGAAATTAAAACTGGCTCGTTTACCCTCGACATAAATAGTATTGCTGTAACTGACTTAACCGGCGATAAAAAAGCTGACCTCGAAAGCCATCTTAAAGATGCCGACTTTTTTGACGCGGGTAAGTTTCCGGCTGCCAAATTCGAGATTACAGGCATTACAGCCCAACCTTCAGCCGATAAAAAATATACCCATAATGTATCGGGCAATATGACAATTAAAGATATTACAAAAAATATCAGCTTTCCGGCAAATATTAAAGTTTCTGATACTGAAATCTCTGCTCAATCGGAGTTTAATATTTTGCGTACCGATTTTGGTATGACTTACAAGAGCGATAAATCTTTGGGCGATAAATTAATTAATCCGGAAGTTAACTTGGCTTTAAATATTACGGCCCGCAAATAAATTGAAGGTAATAGCTTGTTTCTTTTTTATTGGCAATAATAATATCTAGCTAAAATTAAAGAATACCTCGTTGAAAAATTAGCAGATTAGCCCTACCCGTCTCTTCGGGTACGCCATAATTTACTAAACCAATTCGCATCCTTTAAGCCTTGATTTCAAGTTTAAAGGATGCTTTTTTATTATATTCTTATGCTATAAGTTGTCATTACCTTACTGTTCAGACTTTAATAAAAAGTACTGCCATTGTAAATTAGCCTGTTGGTAATTGTTTATGCTTTGTAAAAATGCAACTTTTATGGCAAAAGCATCGCGCAGGGTTTGTAAATACACCAGGGCATCTGTTTCTCCGGCCATAAAAAAGCGGGTGGCCATAGTTGCAAGTTCGGCGGCATTTTGGTTGCCACTGCTTAAATAATAATTTAGCTCGTTTGCGCTTTGTTGTAATTGGGTTTTAATTTGAAGCTGGGCAATTTCAAGTTCAGTTTGGGCGGCAGCGCTTTGTTGTTGGGCTATGGCAATTTGGGTGGTGGCAGCCTGTATATTATTTTTGTATTGTCGCCACCATAAAGGCACACTAAGCCCTAAACTAAACCGGTTTTGTATGCTTGTATTTTTATCGCTTGGGTTTAGGTAGCCTATGCTAAATCCGGGCAATGCTTGCTTTTTGGCTAATTTTTTCTGCCAGTTAGCTAATTTAATATTTTGTGCGTGTAATTTAATTATCGGATGATATTGCAACGAGGCCGAGTCGGGGGGGTATTGCTGGGCATCGGGTGGCAGAGATATAGCAGTATCCGGAATAACCAATGGTTCAACGGCTTTTATTTCAGCTAATCCGGTATAAACGACCAAAACGGTTAAAGTATGTTTAACCTCGGCTTGTGCTGTTATTAATTGGTTGTGTATTTTGCCATATTCGGCAGCAGCATAGGTTTTCGCTAAAGCGGTTATTTGCCCCGCCTCGAATTGGCGGGTGGTGTTTTCTACAATTTTTTGGTAAATCGAGTCGGTGGTGCGGTATAACTCAACCTGTGCCTGCGCAAACTGGGCTTGCAAATAAGCAATTCTAAGCATTAAACTTATTTGCGCTTGGGTAACTTGCTTTTGAGCAGTTTGAATAGCTATTTGCTGTTTTGCTAGTTTTTTTTGCGTTTTATAAACTGTTGGCAGTTGAAACGCCTGACTGACCCCAATGGTATAAAAATCTCCGGTTGGGTTGGTAAAAGTGATTTCGGGATTTTGTAATGCTGCCGCGGCTTTAGCTTGTTGCTGACTTTGTAAAATGGCCAAGTCGGCGGCAATTATTTCCGGATGTTTTTTTAAACACAATTCTAACGCATTGGCTAAACTTAATGGTTGGGCGTTTGCTACCAAAATTTGAAATGATAAAACAAATATCAATGGCAACAATCTGAAACGAAAATATATTAATAAAAAATTATATTTGCTACTACTTTTAGTATTCATGATGCAAAATTAAATGGGTTTGTGCAGCAAATGGCATAAAATTTGACCTTTTTTTGTTCAAAACAGCGCGAATGACTGCAACATTGTTACAGGCAAGGAGCAAAAGTAAATATTTAATTGGTATGCATAATCAACTATCCGGAAATAAGAACACATAAACGGCTGTTTCGTTTATTGCTTATTTGAATAGTTAATTGGGTGTTTAGGTTTTCTTTTTTCTTATAAAACCCTTGGGCAAGGTTAAGGTGTATTCAATACCCCAAACATGTAAATAGGTTAATTCTGGTTTATTCATATTGCCGCTTAACTGGTAAAAAGTTCGCAGTTCGTTTTGCCTATTAAATATATGCGCCGCACCTAATTGATGTCTAAATTCGTCGAAGCCAGTTTCGCCTTTGTATGTGTTATAAAAATATTCTATACGCATATAGGGTTGGGTTTTTAAAGATTTTGGGCTATAGCGCACTATCAGGGTGCTTCGTATATGTGTTTGGTTGTGTGCCTCAAAGGGCAGTTTAAGGCCGTATTGAAACAGTTCGCGCAAACGAATATCTAAATTAACAGGTTTAATCCGGTGTTTAAG encodes the following:
- a CDS encoding YceI family protein produces the protein MFKSKKNLLVPFLLAIFVLTACTQAPDAPKAKGSDPQPVASTTTPATATQATYKVDLAKSVVNWVGTKPTSRHNGTINISDGSFNVDKGEIKTGSFTLDINSIAVTDLTGDKKADLESHLKDADFFDAGKFPAAKFEITGITAQPSADKKYTHNVSGNMTIKDITKNISFPANIKVSDTEISAQSEFNILRTDFGMTYKSDKSLGDKLINPEVNLALNITARK
- a CDS encoding TolC family protein; this encodes MNTKSSSKYNFLLIYFRFRLLPLIFVLSFQILVANAQPLSLANALELCLKKHPEIIAADLAILQSQQQAKAAAALQNPEITFTNPTGDFYTIGVSQAFQLPTVYKTQKKLAKQQIAIQTAQKQVTQAQISLMLRIAYLQAQFAQAQVELYRTTDSIYQKIVENTTRQFEAGQITALAKTYAAAEYGKIHNQLITAQAEVKHTLTVLVVYTGLAEIKAVEPLVIPDTAISLPPDAQQYPPDSASLQYHPIIKLHAQNIKLANWQKKLAKKQALPGFSIGYLNPSDKNTSIQNRFSLGLSVPLWWRQYKNNIQAATTQIAIAQQQSAAAQTELEIAQLQIKTQLQQSANELNYYLSSGNQNAAELATMATRFFMAGETDALVYLQTLRDAFAIKVAFLQSINNYQQANLQWQYFLLKSEQ
- a CDS encoding DUF2490 domain-containing protein, encoding MAIFTKTTAFCFVVVVIGALVFANTLANAQTSTTIHNDFGVWTGFYLNKPINNRFTATYQVDFRTHKNVSQVKNFYHYFSLNYNPVKPLILHAIYRTGLKVKNDVYFNSHQFRVGATLKHRIKPVNLDIRLRELFQYGLKLPFEAHNQTHIRSTLIVRYSPKSLKTQPYMRIEYFYNTYKGETGFDEFRHQLGAAHIFNRQNELRTFYQLSGNMNKPELTYLHVWGIEYTLTLPKGFIRKKKT